The following coding sequences are from one Methanohalophilus halophilus window:
- a CDS encoding helix-turn-helix domain-containing protein, whose product MQEKIKEIPSRVKELRGLSGISAEEIASSLDIALEEYKKYESGELDIPASILFEIAQLLEVDMTVLLTGEDPRMHIFTITRKDEGVSVERRKQYQYEGLAPNFIHKKAEPFVVTVEPQSNQDSTPNSHPGQEFDYVLEGSLKVIIHNNEIIINEGDSIYFDSNYNHSMQAVGDKAAKFLAIIF is encoded by the coding sequence ATGCAGGAAAAAATAAAAGAAATTCCATCACGTGTCAAAGAATTGCGTGGGTTATCCGGTATAAGTGCAGAGGAAATAGCCTCCTCCCTTGATATCGCATTAGAAGAATATAAAAAATACGAATCAGGGGAACTTGACATCCCTGCCAGTATCCTCTTTGAGATTGCACAATTGCTCGAAGTTGATATGACGGTGCTGCTTACCGGTGAAGATCCGAGGATGCATATTTTCACCATTACCCGTAAGGATGAAGGAGTAAGTGTAGAAAGAAGAAAACAGTACCAGTACGAAGGACTGGCTCCGAATTTCATTCACAAAAAGGCAGAACCATTCGTAGTTACCGTTGAACCCCAATCCAACCAGGATTCCACTCCCAATTCCCATCCCGGACAGGAATTTGATTATGTACTTGAAGGGTCCCTGAAAGTTATCATCCATAATAATGAAATAATTATCAACGAAGGTGACTCAATATACTTCGATTCAAATTACAACCATTCAATGCAGGCAGTCGGAGACAAAGCTGCAAAATTCCTTGCAATAATCTTCTAA
- a CDS encoding AMP-binding protein, whose protein sequence is MTSLINNFLAKTDFESYDDFYTNFKINIPENFNFVYDVVDLYAKEQPEKKALVWCNDDGEENIFTFADLKYYSEKAANLFSEYGIKKGDVVKLTLKGRYEFWICILGLHRIGAIALPGTHMLTTRDLKYRIERADIQMVVSDADEGLLDYIDEAHKDFKNVLKHKFVINHNRPGWINFTEELEKSPAKFVRPKGGQATQNKDISLMYFSSGTTGFPKMVQHDFTYPLAHILTAGYWQNVMDNGLHLTVADSGWAKCAWGKIYGQWICGSAVFAYDYERFDAKNMLEKASHYGVTTFCAPPTVYRFLIKEDMSQYDFSSLNYCVVAGEPLNPEVYEKFLEYTDLKLMEGFGQTETVVAIATYPWLEPKPGSMGKPSPIYNIHLMRPDGKLADVGEEGEIVIDTSQNRPTGLFAGYRADPEKTEAAWRDGYYHTGDMAWKDEDGYMWFVGRADDIIKSSGYKIGPFEVESALMQHPAVLECAITASPHPVRGQVVKATIVLTKDYEASEQLKKELQDHVKKVTAPYKYPRIVEFVPELPKTISGKIRRVEIRQHDDEKGDN, encoded by the coding sequence ATGACCTCACTTATAAATAATTTCCTGGCAAAAACAGATTTTGAATCATACGATGACTTTTACACTAATTTCAAGATCAACATCCCTGAAAATTTTAATTTCGTATATGATGTTGTTGACCTGTACGCCAAGGAACAGCCTGAAAAAAAGGCTCTTGTCTGGTGTAACGATGACGGCGAAGAAAATATATTCACTTTTGCTGATCTGAAATATTACAGTGAAAAAGCTGCCAACCTTTTCAGTGAATATGGAATAAAAAAGGGTGATGTGGTAAAACTTACCTTAAAGGGAAGATATGAATTCTGGATATGTATATTAGGATTGCACAGAATTGGTGCCATCGCTCTTCCCGGCACCCACATGTTAACAACCAGGGATCTCAAGTACCGCATTGAAAGAGCAGACATACAAATGGTCGTCAGTGATGCTGATGAGGGGCTTTTGGATTACATAGATGAGGCACACAAGGATTTCAAAAATGTGCTTAAGCACAAATTTGTAATTAACCACAATCGTCCCGGCTGGATTAACTTTACAGAAGAACTGGAAAAATCACCCGCCAAATTTGTACGTCCAAAAGGGGGGCAAGCAACACAGAACAAAGACATATCCCTGATGTATTTCTCATCCGGCACAACTGGTTTCCCAAAAATGGTACAACATGATTTTACATATCCCCTTGCTCATATACTCACAGCCGGCTACTGGCAGAATGTAATGGACAATGGTCTGCATCTTACAGTAGCAGATTCCGGCTGGGCTAAATGTGCCTGGGGCAAAATCTACGGTCAATGGATTTGCGGCTCAGCTGTCTTTGCTTATGATTATGAACGATTCGATGCCAAAAATATGCTGGAAAAAGCCAGCCATTATGGTGTTACAACATTCTGTGCACCGCCTACAGTATATCGCTTCCTGATAAAGGAAGACATGAGCCAGTATGATTTTAGCAGTCTCAATTACTGTGTGGTTGCAGGAGAGCCGCTGAATCCCGAGGTGTATGAAAAATTCCTGGAATATACCGATCTCAAACTAATGGAAGGATTCGGGCAGACAGAAACTGTTGTAGCCATTGCAACTTATCCATGGCTGGAACCAAAACCCGGCTCTATGGGAAAGCCCTCACCCATCTATAATATCCATTTGATGCGTCCTGACGGAAAACTTGCAGATGTCGGAGAAGAAGGAGAAATTGTAATCGATACATCACAAAACAGGCCCACAGGTTTGTTTGCAGGTTATCGTGCAGATCCTGAAAAGACAGAGGCCGCATGGCGTGACGGTTATTACCATACCGGTGACATGGCATGGAAAGATGAAGATGGATATATGTGGTTTGTAGGACGAGCCGATGATATCATCAAGAGTTCCGGTTACAAAATAGGACCGTTTGAAGTTGAAAGTGCACTTATGCAGCATCCTGCAGTCCTTGAATGTGCAATCACTGCATCCCCTCATCCTGTACGTGGGCAGGTTGTAAAAGCCACCATTGTACTTACTAAAGACTATGAAGCAAGTGAGCAACTCAAGAAAGAGTTGCAGGATCATGTAAAGAAAGTTACCGCACCCTACAAGTATCCGAGAATCGTGGAATTTGTACCTGAACTTCCCAAGACCATAAGTGGCAAGATTCGCAGGGTAGAAATCAGACAACACGACGACGAAAAGGGAGACAACTAA
- a CDS encoding flavodoxin family protein produces MSLKALFLNCTLKKSPEVSNTKALIDKAVELFQDFGVDSEVIRIVDHNIAFGVSSDEGGDDEWPQILEKIKACDILVIGSPIWFGVRSAVAQMTLERLDGSYADADPETGQYPLYGKVAGVIVTGNEDGAHNVSANTLFNLTHLGCTIPPNADCYWVGDAGPGPSYIDAGGDRHLYTNRTVRYMVNNLAYMAKLLRDNPIPTKLKELDEAAKKVSD; encoded by the coding sequence ATGTCATTGAAAGCTCTCTTTTTAAACTGTACACTGAAAAAATCACCTGAAGTATCGAATACAAAAGCCCTTATTGATAAAGCAGTTGAACTGTTTCAGGATTTTGGTGTGGATAGTGAGGTAATACGCATTGTAGACCACAATATAGCTTTTGGTGTATCCTCTGATGAAGGAGGAGATGATGAGTGGCCACAGATTCTTGAAAAAATAAAAGCCTGTGATATACTCGTAATAGGGTCTCCCATATGGTTTGGAGTAAGGTCTGCAGTGGCACAGATGACACTTGAAAGATTGGATGGATCTTATGCAGATGCTGACCCCGAAACAGGGCAATATCCGCTTTATGGCAAGGTAGCCGGAGTTATTGTGACGGGCAATGAGGATGGTGCACACAATGTTTCTGCAAATACGCTTTTCAATCTGACCCATCTTGGCTGTACAATTCCGCCAAATGCTGATTGTTACTGGGTGGGTGATGCAGGTCCGGGTCCAAGTTATATTGATGCAGGAGGAGACAGGCATCTTTACACAAACAGGACTGTCAGGTATATGGTAAACAATCTTGCTTATATGGCAAAACTTCTGAGGGACAATCCTATCCCTACAAAACTAAAGGAACTGGATGAAGCTGCAAAAAAGGTAAGTGACTGA
- a CDS encoding heavy-metal-associated domain-containing protein yields the protein MEKIDIKVKGMACGHCKMAVEKALQNITSVSKAEVDLEKGEVHVEYEPDINIESLKKAVRDAGYEA from the coding sequence ATGGAAAAGATAGACATTAAAGTAAAAGGAATGGCATGTGGCCATTGCAAGATGGCAGTTGAGAAGGCATTACAAAATATTACCTCTGTATCCAAAGCTGAAGTAGACCTCGAGAAAGGTGAAGTCCATGTGGAATATGAACCTGACATAAATATAGAAAGCCTGAAAAAAGCTGTCAGGGATGCAGGTTACGAGGCATAA
- a CDS encoding GNAT family N-acetyltransferase, whose protein sequence is MVKIRWTEGLDGFDEVYQVRKEVFIGEQDIPEELEIDPIATHITIFDKNKPIAIGRLFKKNDMFYIGRVCVISNSRDRGFGRLVMKELIKKGKHEGAIEMHLSSRIRAMGFYKKFGFCEYEGIHYDAGIAHIGCAFVW, encoded by the coding sequence TTGGTCAAAATACGCTGGACAGAAGGCCTTGATGGTTTTGATGAAGTTTATCAGGTACGCAAAGAGGTATTCATCGGCGAGCAGGACATCCCTGAAGAACTTGAAATTGATCCAATCGCCACACACATAACGATTTTTGATAAAAATAAACCAATTGCAATCGGCAGGTTGTTTAAAAAAAATGATATGTTTTACATAGGCAGGGTATGTGTGATTTCCAATTCCAGAGACCGGGGATTTGGGAGATTGGTAATGAAAGAATTGATCAAGAAAGGAAAACATGAAGGTGCAATTGAGATGCACTTAAGTTCCCGGATTCGGGCGATGGGGTTTTACAAAAAATTTGGCTTCTGCGAATATGAGGGAATACATTATGATGCAGGAATTGCTCATATTGGATGCGCATTTGTATGGTAG
- a CDS encoding heavy metal translocating P-type ATPase: MQVTRHNITMTEILLHVSGMSCGHCTKSVHDALESLEGVKSVEVDLDSGIATVNYDPSSTSVETMKETISQAGYSVEGQEENACEETCPVNIEEISSRGTERTLILNISGMSCTACAKRIETGLAKVDGVEEVSVNFALEKASITYDANKLDLNDIRDRIESLGYGIRSDRLTLDITGMSCTSCVSNVEMALKNQPGVFEANVNLSLEKVDVIFDRSIINQEGLIKAIEKAGYGASIPEDTQNNLKDKQEQERLEQQKNVLIAFALTLPLTLGAMQGLLRIDPYVPDILANNIVQFVLATLTLIFPGRQFFTGAFRGLQHGSADMNLLVASGTGAAYIASTAAAFLNLGAGYEHTYFDSAAMLITFILFGRYLEAKSRGKTSEAIRKLMGLQAKTARVIEDGEEKDIPVEEVKPGDTVVIKPGEKIPVDGEVIEGNSAVDESMITGESIPVEKNTGDTVIGATINKTGSFRFKATKVGADTALSQIIKLVERAQTSKAPIQRLADIVAGYFIVIVMSIALLAFFFWFFTGYAAFNVAELTGVASPFLFALLIAITVLVISCPCALGLATPVAIIVGTGMGAENGILIRDGESLETTPKVDTIVFDKTGTLTIGKPFLTDVATTGNYEENYLLQAAASVEKLSEHPLAEAIVEGAKSRKLQLKNISGFESLSGKGVAGEWDDHSVIIGTKRLMEEKAIDPGEVVKYSDNFEDEGKTAILIAIDGTIAGVLAVADVLKEEAPSVISRLQKYGLEVAMITGDNSKTAHSIARQAGIDTVFAEVLPGEKAAEVEKLQSQGKRVAMVGDGINDAPALSQADVGIAMGAGVDVAIESADIVLIKNDVKDILKALNLSKLTMKKIKQNLFWAFGYNTLGIPIAAGVLFPVFGQTLITPAMAAAFMALSSVSVMTNSLLMKRKRVE; the protein is encoded by the coding sequence ATGCAGGTTACGAGGCATAATATAACCATGACCGAGATTCTTTTACATGTAAGCGGTATGAGTTGCGGACACTGCACAAAAAGTGTTCACGATGCACTTGAAAGCCTTGAAGGAGTGAAATCTGTAGAGGTAGACCTTGACAGTGGTATTGCCACGGTGAATTATGATCCTTCATCCACCAGTGTTGAAACCATGAAGGAGACTATCAGCCAGGCAGGGTATTCTGTTGAAGGCCAGGAAGAGAATGCATGTGAAGAAACCTGTCCTGTAAACATTGAAGAAATATCAAGCCGGGGTACTGAAAGGACCCTGATATTGAATATTTCTGGTATGTCCTGCACTGCCTGTGCAAAGCGTATTGAAACAGGCCTTGCAAAAGTAGATGGAGTGGAGGAAGTCTCTGTCAACTTTGCATTGGAAAAAGCCTCTATAACATATGATGCTAATAAGTTGGATTTAAATGATATACGTGACCGGATCGAGTCCCTTGGTTACGGAATTCGCAGTGACCGTCTGACTCTGGATATTACCGGGATGAGCTGCACCTCCTGTGTATCCAATGTAGAAATGGCGCTCAAAAATCAACCCGGGGTATTTGAAGCAAATGTAAACCTATCCCTGGAAAAAGTGGATGTCATTTTCGATCGTTCCATAATCAATCAGGAAGGTCTTATCAAAGCCATAGAAAAAGCGGGTTACGGTGCTTCAATACCGGAAGATACACAAAATAATTTGAAAGACAAACAAGAACAGGAAAGACTTGAGCAACAAAAAAACGTTTTGATAGCCTTTGCTTTGACATTGCCTCTTACCCTCGGTGCCATGCAGGGACTGTTGAGGATTGACCCTTATGTGCCTGATATTCTCGCCAACAATATTGTTCAATTCGTCCTGGCAACCCTCACTTTAATTTTCCCCGGCAGACAGTTTTTCACCGGAGCCTTTAGGGGATTACAGCACGGGTCTGCCGACATGAACTTACTGGTGGCCTCGGGTACCGGAGCCGCTTATATTGCAAGTACTGCAGCAGCCTTCCTGAACCTGGGTGCGGGATATGAACACACATACTTCGATTCGGCTGCCATGCTTATTACATTCATCCTTTTTGGACGTTATTTAGAAGCCAAAAGCAGGGGTAAGACATCAGAAGCGATACGTAAACTTATGGGGCTGCAGGCAAAAACTGCCCGGGTAATAGAGGATGGTGAAGAAAAAGACATTCCTGTCGAAGAAGTAAAACCGGGTGACACCGTAGTGATAAAACCGGGAGAAAAAATACCGGTTGACGGTGAAGTCATAGAAGGTAATTCTGCTGTTGATGAATCAATGATCACAGGCGAAAGCATCCCTGTTGAAAAAAACACAGGAGATACAGTGATCGGTGCAACGATCAATAAGACGGGATCATTCAGGTTCAAAGCTACAAAGGTTGGTGCTGATACTGCCCTGTCACAGATCATAAAACTGGTAGAAAGGGCCCAGACATCAAAGGCACCCATTCAGCGCCTTGCTGACATTGTAGCAGGATATTTTATTGTCATTGTGATGTCCATTGCACTGTTAGCATTTTTCTTCTGGTTCTTCACAGGCTACGCAGCATTTAATGTTGCTGAACTCACAGGTGTTGCCAGCCCGTTTCTCTTCGCACTGCTGATTGCCATCACGGTACTTGTAATCTCGTGTCCCTGCGCCTTGGGCCTTGCCACACCTGTTGCCATAATTGTAGGTACCGGGATGGGTGCTGAAAATGGAATCCTCATCCGTGACGGGGAAAGTCTGGAAACTACTCCCAAAGTAGATACAATTGTGTTTGATAAAACCGGTACTCTGACAATTGGTAAACCCTTCCTTACAGATGTTGCAACAACAGGCAATTATGAAGAAAACTATCTGCTCCAGGCAGCAGCTTCAGTTGAAAAACTTTCCGAGCATCCGCTTGCTGAAGCGATAGTGGAGGGAGCAAAATCCAGAAAACTCCAGCTAAAAAATATATCCGGTTTTGAATCATTATCCGGCAAAGGAGTTGCAGGAGAATGGGATGATCACTCTGTGATTATCGGCACCAAACGTCTCATGGAAGAAAAAGCAATTGATCCAGGTGAAGTAGTCAAATATTCGGATAATTTTGAAGATGAAGGAAAAACAGCAATACTGATCGCCATTGATGGTACAATTGCCGGTGTCCTGGCTGTTGCCGATGTATTGAAAGAGGAGGCACCATCAGTAATATCCCGACTGCAGAAATATGGACTTGAAGTTGCCATGATAACAGGTGATAACAGCAAAACTGCACATTCAATTGCAAGGCAGGCAGGAATTGATACGGTCTTTGCAGAAGTATTGCCCGGTGAAAAGGCAGCAGAAGTTGAAAAACTGCAAAGCCAGGGCAAAAGAGTAGCAATGGTTGGGGATGGCATCAATGATGCACCGGCCCTTTCACAGGCTGATGTTGGAATTGCCATGGGTGCAGGAGTGGATGTCGCCATTGAGTCTGCGGATATTGTTCTTATCAAAAATGACGTGAAGGATATTTTAAAGGCCCTGAATTTAAGTAAACTGACAATGAAAAAGATCAAACAAAACCTTTTCTGGGCATTTGGTTACAATACACTTGGTATACCAATAGCTGCAGGTGTGCTATTCCCGGTATTTGGACAAACACTAATAACACCGGCGATGGCGGCAGCATTCATGGCCCTGAGTTCGGTCTCTGTGATGACAAATTCCCTGTTAATGAAAAGGAAAAGGGTCGAGTAA
- the nadA gene encoding quinolinate synthase NadA, protein MIYMDQIIAKIEELKTKMNAVILAHNYQRCEIQQLADYTGDSLGLSRQAVEHDCDVIVFCGVDFMAESAAILSPGKQVLLPAKDAHCPMAAMVDVPSLRKAKAKNPDAAVVCYVNSSAAVKAESDICCTSSNAVNVVNSLEEDKVIFVPDKNLAHYVSLHTEKQIIFWEGYCPVHHQIMPEEIIMAKQEHPDAEFLAHPECRPEVVEMADAVLSTSGIIERAGKPGVNEFIIGTENGILCRLKEQHPDKTFYFASPFASCANMKMVTPSILLDSMEKMQYEVTVEESIREKAKKALDRMLEI, encoded by the coding sequence ATGATTTATATGGATCAAATAATTGCTAAAATCGAAGAACTGAAGACAAAAATGAATGCTGTTATTCTGGCTCATAATTACCAGCGATGTGAAATACAGCAACTGGCAGATTATACGGGTGATTCACTTGGACTGAGCCGTCAGGCAGTGGAACATGACTGTGATGTCATTGTCTTTTGCGGGGTGGATTTCATGGCGGAGAGTGCAGCCATTCTTTCCCCGGGTAAGCAGGTACTACTGCCTGCAAAGGATGCCCATTGTCCTATGGCAGCAATGGTTGATGTGCCATCACTCAGAAAAGCTAAAGCAAAAAACCCTGATGCTGCAGTTGTATGTTATGTAAATTCCTCAGCAGCTGTAAAGGCAGAAAGCGATATATGTTGTACTTCCTCAAATGCTGTCAATGTGGTAAATTCCCTTGAAGAAGATAAAGTAATTTTTGTGCCGGATAAGAACCTGGCACATTATGTCTCCCTTCATACAGAAAAACAAATAATCTTCTGGGAAGGTTATTGTCCGGTTCATCACCAGATAATGCCGGAAGAAATCATAATGGCAAAACAGGAGCATCCGGATGCTGAATTCTTGGCTCATCCGGAATGCAGACCTGAAGTTGTTGAGATGGCAGATGCCGTACTCAGTACGTCGGGAATTATTGAAAGGGCGGGCAAACCAGGTGTAAACGAATTTATTATCGGGACGGAAAATGGTATTCTTTGCAGGCTCAAGGAGCAGCATCCTGATAAAACGTTCTATTTTGCATCTCCCTTTGCCTCATGTGCAAACATGAAAATGGTTACACCATCCATTTTGCTGGATTCAATGGAAAAAATGCAATATGAAGTGACTGTAGAAGAAAGTATAAGGGAAAAGGCAAAAAAAGCCCTTGACAGGATGCTTGAAATTTAA
- a CDS encoding ABC transporter permease produces the protein MITNSNNSVSNSALDAILLHALLPIIKNTYIGLSNIDPALVDYARGVGMSKWQIHRYIRLPNAYPAIFAGIKFAAILVNSVAILTAYIGSGGLGELIFEGPISSNNEKIFAGQFRQF, from the coding sequence ATGATAACAAATTCTAATAATTCTGTCAGTAACTCTGCCCTTGATGCAATCCTGCTACATGCATTATTACCGATAATAAAAAATACCTACATTGGACTTTCCAATATAGATCCGGCACTTGTGGATTATGCAAGGGGAGTAGGTATGAGCAAATGGCAGATACACCGCTATATACGCCTTCCAAATGCCTATCCTGCCATTTTTGCAGGTATCAAGTTTGCTGCCATACTGGTCAACAGTGTTGCAATATTGACAGCTTATATAGGAAGTGGCGGGCTTGGAGAGCTGATATTTGAAGGGCCTATCAGTTCCAACAATGAGAAAATATTTGCAGGACAATTCCGGCAATTTTGA
- a CDS encoding 3-methyl-2-oxobutanoate dehydrogenase subunit VorB: MATQLTKGNDAVIIGALYGGCDCYFGYPITPASEILHEASRTFPQLGRKFVQAESEEAAINMVFGAASAGHRVMTASSGPGISLKQEGVSYLAGAQLPCVIVDIMRAGPGLGNIGPEQGDYNQVVKGGGHGNYRNIVVAPNSVQEMCDLTIKAFELSTKYRNPVVVLADGVLGQMVEPLKFPEKAVKPEIDTSWAVCGNKKTYHNLVTSIFLDFGELEDFNYKLQEKYETIKEKEVDVDEYMMDDAEIVLVSYGISSRICRSAVELARKEGIKAGLFRPITLFPFPEKELSELAGKDVSFISVEMSNGQLLDDIKLATGCRKPVELVNRMGGNLITMDQVLGKLREVAGKEE, encoded by the coding sequence ATGGCCACACAACTTACAAAAGGTAATGATGCAGTGATAATAGGGGCACTATACGGAGGATGTGACTGCTACTTTGGTTACCCAATAACCCCTGCAAGCGAAATTCTTCATGAAGCATCACGGACCTTCCCCCAGCTCGGCCGGAAATTCGTGCAGGCAGAATCAGAGGAAGCCGCAATAAACATGGTATTCGGAGCAGCCTCCGCAGGACACAGGGTTATGACGGCATCCTCAGGGCCGGGAATCAGCCTTAAACAGGAAGGTGTATCCTATCTTGCAGGTGCACAGCTTCCCTGTGTAATTGTTGATATCATGAGAGCCGGCCCCGGCCTGGGAAATATCGGCCCGGAACAGGGCGATTATAATCAGGTAGTAAAAGGTGGCGGACATGGGAATTATCGCAACATCGTGGTTGCACCCAATTCAGTCCAGGAAATGTGTGATTTGACAATCAAGGCTTTTGAGCTGTCTACAAAATACAGAAATCCTGTAGTAGTATTGGCCGATGGTGTACTCGGGCAGATGGTCGAACCACTGAAATTCCCTGAAAAAGCAGTCAAACCGGAAATTGATACTTCCTGGGCTGTTTGTGGTAATAAGAAAACCTACCACAACCTTGTAACTTCCATTTTCCTTGACTTTGGTGAACTGGAAGACTTTAACTATAAACTCCAGGAAAAGTACGAAACAATAAAGGAAAAGGAAGTTGATGTCGATGAATACATGATGGATGATGCCGAGATCGTCCTTGTATCATATGGAATTAGCAGCCGGATCTGTCGTTCTGCTGTTGAACTTGCCCGCAAGGAAGGCATCAAGGCAGGACTTTTCAGACCAATTACACTTTTCCCGTTCCCTGAAAAAGAACTGTCTGAACTTGCCGGAAAGGATGTCAGTTTCATTTCAGTGGAAATGAGTAACGGCCAACTTCTGGATGACATAAAACTGGCAACTGGCTGCAGGAAACCTGTGGAATTGGTAAACCGCATGGGTGGCAATCTTATTACAATGGATCAGGTACTGGGTAAATTAAGGGAAGTCGCAGGCAAGGAGGAATAA
- a CDS encoding 4Fe-4S dicluster domain-containing protein, which yields MKEEKKEPYPLINIIECKGCTRCITACPKNVLEMSDELNRRGYHYAQYKGKGCTGCANCYYTCPEPLAIEIHIPVKKRC from the coding sequence ATGAAGGAAGAAAAAAAAGAACCATATCCCTTAATCAATATTATTGAATGCAAAGGCTGTACAAGGTGCATTACTGCTTGTCCAAAAAACGTGCTGGAAATGAGTGATGAACTCAACAGAAGAGGTTACCATTATGCCCAGTATAAAGGTAAAGGGTGTACCGGCTGTGCTAATTGTTATTACACATGTCCGGAACCTCTTGCAATAGAAATACATATCCCTGTTAAAAAGAGGTGTTAA
- a CDS encoding 2-oxoacid:acceptor oxidoreductase family protein codes for MEEKVIKKPDSLYDEFTRKGGAAPTATHYCPGCGHGILHKLIAEAMDDLEIQDRSVMISPVGCAVFAYYYFNCGNLQVAHGRAPAVGTGLSRSEGDAVVIAYQGDGDLASIGMNETIQAANRGEKMAVFFVNNTVFGMTGGQMAPTTLIGEKTVTCPTGRDPRFAGYPLHMCELLNNLDGPVFIERVSVSDISHIRKARKAVKRALEIQKEGRGYAFVEVLAACPTNLKQNAEQSTKFINEEMEKEFPLGNLRDLAEEREPLPCPESNFSKENIDHIYKIDDSASPDAVEDPEFTRILAKIAGFGGQGVLSMGLILARAGCRAKRFTSWYPSYGPEQRGGTSNCSVVISGEEIGSPVVYESDILVAMNLPSLEKFASDVKQGGIILYDATVGDFEAPEGVRAIKVPATQIAKEGGSERAANTAIIGVLMQLGVTGLDVEDYMEAIEETFAAKQKLIPLNQQILKEGAKWASENL; via the coding sequence ATGGAAGAAAAAGTTATCAAGAAGCCGGATTCCCTCTACGATGAATTCACACGCAAGGGTGGAGCCGCTCCGACGGCCACTCATTATTGCCCGGGTTGTGGGCATGGCATACTCCATAAACTTATTGCTGAAGCCATGGACGATCTTGAGATACAGGACCGTTCAGTTATGATCAGCCCTGTGGGATGTGCTGTTTTTGCCTATTATTATTTCAATTGTGGCAATCTCCAGGTAGCCCACGGAAGGGCACCTGCAGTAGGAACAGGCCTATCGAGATCAGAAGGAGATGCAGTTGTCATTGCATACCAGGGTGACGGTGATCTGGCATCCATCGGCATGAATGAAACAATCCAGGCTGCCAACCGCGGAGAAAAGATGGCGGTCTTCTTCGTTAACAATACCGTTTTCGGGATGACCGGAGGCCAGATGGCACCTACCACACTCATCGGTGAAAAAACAGTGACATGTCCCACAGGCAGGGATCCCAGGTTTGCAGGATACCCATTGCATATGTGTGAACTTCTCAATAACCTGGATGGGCCTGTCTTTATTGAGAGGGTATCGGTGTCAGACATCTCCCATATACGCAAGGCAAGAAAGGCGGTCAAAAGGGCTCTTGAGATCCAGAAGGAAGGCAGAGGTTATGCATTTGTGGAAGTACTTGCTGCCTGTCCGACAAACCTGAAACAGAATGCCGAGCAGAGTACTAAATTCATTAATGAGGAAATGGAGAAGGAATTCCCGCTGGGTAACCTCAGGGACCTGGCTGAAGAGAGAGAACCACTTCCCTGCCCGGAAAGTAACTTTTCAAAGGAAAATATCGATCATATTTACAAGATCGACGATTCCGCATCCCCTGACGCTGTGGAGGATCCTGAATTTACACGTATACTTGCCAAGATTGCAGGGTTTGGAGGCCAGGGAGTACTCAGTATGGGCCTGATACTGGCCCGTGCAGGATGTCGTGCCAAAAGATTCACTTCCTGGTATCCTTCCTATGGCCCGGAGCAGAGGGGAGGTACTTCAAATTGTTCTGTGGTCATTTCAGGAGAGGAAATCGGCTCCCCTGTAGTGTATGAATCGGATATCCTGGTGGCCATGAACCTGCCGTCACTGGAAAAATTTGCCTCTGATGTCAAACAGGGCGGAATTATCCTTTATGATGCCACTGTCGGTGACTTCGAGGCACCTGAAGGTGTAAGGGCAATCAAGGTACCTGCCACCCAAATTGCAAAGGAAGGAGGCTCTGAAAGGGCTGCCAATACTGCAATAATAGGTGTATTGATGCAGCTTGGGGTAACAGGTCTTGATGTTGAGGACTATATGGAAGCCATTGAGGAGACTTTTGCAGCAAAGCAAAAACTCATACCTCTCAACCAGCAAATATTGAAAGAAGGAGCAAAATGGGCTTCTGAGAACCTCTGA